The DNA window TTATCAAAAAATAGTGCCTCATCAAAACCCTTTTCTTTAGCAAGGTTTTTTACTATCACATTTGCAAGTAAATTTGTAGTTTTCAAATGTGCCCATTTCCATCTTATTTCGGGAAACAAAATCAAATTAAATTGCTCTGGAACATATGGAATATCTTGACAAAAAATAAAGTAGTTTGGCTTGGGTTTCTCTTTTACGAAATGTTCTCTTTCGGCTGAACCTCCTGTTACTTGGATATAGACAATACACTCTCTTTTTCCATACTGATTAGCAAGCCTCAAACATATTTCTTTCCACTTGTCCCTTTTTAAGGGATTTTCTATTTTTAGTTCACTTAATCCTTTTTCCAATCTATCGATATGATCGTCGAAGCATATAAAAATTCCGTCACAAAATCTTATTACCTCATAGACTGATTCACCAAAGTTAAAGCCTCTATCTTTTAATAAGTTATAATAGATTTTAGATTTTACAAATTTACCATTGTAATAAATTAACTTATCACCCATAAGGGATTTACTGGTATTGATCCTTTTCCTAAATCAAAGGAATTTTTTAGTGCGCCATAGAGGAACTCTTTCGCTCTTTTTATTGCATCTATGACGCTATAGCCCAAGGCAAGATTTGCTGCAATACTTGCTGAAAAGCTACATCCGGCACCATGGAATTTTTTGTCTATTAACACCTTTTCGCTTTCTATCAGCAAAAACTCTTTTCCATCGTAAACAACATCTATAGCTTTGTCTCCAAAGTGTCCACCTTTTACTACAACGTAAGATGGTCCAAAATCCTTTATAATTTTAGCAGCCTTTTTTGCGTCTTCTATATTTTCAATTTTTATCCCGGAAAAATCCTCTGCTTCAAAGCGATTTGGAGTTACTACAAGAGCAAGAGGAAAAAGCTCTTCAATAAGTGATTTTTTTGCATCTTCTAAAAGTAATCTATCACCTGAACCTGCAAACACCACGGGATCTAAGACATAGTTTTTTAATTTAAAATGTTTTATTCTATCAGCAACTACTTTTATTATGGTTTCTGAATATAACATACCTGTTTTAAAAGCCTCTATTTCAAAGTCTTCACAAACCATGTCGATCTGATCTTTTACTATATCGGGATCTATCATTTGAATTGACCTTACTCCCTTTGTATTCTGAGAGGTAACAGCGGTAATAACTGAAAGGCCGTAGGTTTTGTGAACAGCAAAGGTTTTTAGATCAGCTTGGATTCCAGCGCCTCCTCCACTATCACTTCCAGCAATTGTTAAGACACAGGGAAGTTTATTCAAAGCTTATCTCTTTTTCTTCAGTTATTATTCCTTTGTATAAGAAAGAAATTTGTCTTAGGGAAGCATAGTAATCGAATTCGTTTACAGCTGAGATTGCGTCTTTGGGAATGACTATTTTATATCCATGTAGAGCGGCTGATCCAGCTGTGTGCAGAACGCATATGTTAGCTACAGTTCCTACTATTACGAGGTTTTTTATGTTGTTTATTCTTAGTAGGTGATCTAGTGGTGTACCAAAGAAAGCGTCGTATCTGAGTTTTCTAATTACAAAGTCGCCCCTTTGTGGTTTTATTTCATCGATAATATCAGATCCCCATGAGTCCTTGACAGCGTGTTTTCCCCAAATTGGAAATTCAATATCTTCTTCTTCGTGGTAATCCTGTGTGAAAAAAATTTTAACACCACTTTTTCTTGCCTTATTTATTAAATTTTTAATGACAGGTACAGTTTCTTTAGCATCTGGTACAAAAAGCGCGCCCTTTTCATCAACAAAATCGTTTTGCATATCAACTATAATTAAGGCACTTTCCTTAGAGTTTAAAATCACTCCCTTTTGGTAGGGAATCTCTGGAACTATAACACTTTTTGTGTTCATTTCAAAGGCAAACTGAAAAGGAATCGAACCCTGCACACTCTGTTGCTAAGGCTTTTTTTTAATAAAAATATCAAGAACCTTTTTTTAATAGACCTTCTATAGGTTTTAAAAACTGCTCAACTGTAATGTAGGGATTAACTTTAAGTGCCTTTTCTATAATTTTTTTTCTTTCTTCTTCACTTTTAGCTTTTAAATATTTTTCTCTTAATTTTTTTATTTTCCATTTTCTGTGCCTTTTTCGGTTTAGCTCTGTTTCTCTGAGCCTTCCTTTCATATTTTTATTATAATTAGAAAGTAGAGAAATTTCAAGTTTTAAAATTAAATTTTCTCTTTAAGAAATGGGGTACGATAAAGGTGTTTTTCACACTCATTTTTAGGTTCTTTTCCTTCTATGTAAACTTCGTTTCTCTTTTTGGGACAAAATTTTGTCGCAAGTTTACCAGTTTCTACACAGATAGTCTTATAAGTGATACCATCTGGTTTTGTAAAGTCTAGGGTATCTGGGAGATTATAGATTTCATTTGCTTTTTTCATAAAGCTTGCCCATATTGGTAACGCTAAAACTGCACCAGTTGCCTTATCAAATAGAGTCATAACTGTGTCAAATCCAACCCACACACCACATAGTACTTTTGGAGTAAAACCGATAAACCAACTATCGGTATAGTTGTCTGTGGTTCCTGTTTTACCTGCAGCTATTGCCCTAAAGCCATAATCCTTTGCATAAATAGCAGTTCCGTAATTAAAGGTTGACTTCATCATATCAATCAAAATATATACTTCTTTTTCATCAAAGACTTTTTCTTCTTTATATTCTGCTTTTTCGACTATAAATTCTTCTCCAAGTCTTATTTCTTTTATAAGATGCATTTTTTTTCTTTTTCCTAAATTAGCAATTGTTAAGTAGGCTTCGCACATTTCCCATAGAGAAAGGGAAGTTGAGCCAAGTGCGATAGAAAGAAAGGGTGGAATATTTTCTTTTATTCCTAACTTGTGGGCAAATTCTATAACAGATCCTGGACCGATTTTTTCAAGTATATGGACAGTGGCAAGATTTCTTGAGAGAGCGAGGCCGTCTCTTACTGTAATGAATCCCAAAAATTGGTCATCAAAATTTCTCGGTTTCCAGGGTTTACCTGATCCATCATTTTCTACAACGTAGGGTAAGTCTACTATAGGATCCCCAGGGAAAATTCCAGAGTGAATTGCTGCCAAATAAATAAAGGGTTTAAAAGATGAGCCGACTTGTCTTTTAGCCTGTGTAGCTCTATTAAATTGCGATCTTAGAAAATCTCTTCCACCGACAAGTGCCAAAACATCACCTGTTTCAACGTCTACAGCTATTAGAGCTGCCTCAAGTCTTAGAGAATCTGCTTTTTTGTACCTTTTTTTATGGTAAGCTCTTACCCTGTTATCAAAATTACTTAAGATTGAATCTATTACTTTTTCAGCTACTTCTTGAAGTCTTATGTCCATAGCTAGTTTTACATTGACACCTTCTTTATACAGGAAGTCTTCACCATATAGGGAATTTATGTATTTGCGAACCTCTTCGAAGTAGTATCTTCCAATTTGTCTCGATCTCTTATTTTCTTTACTCTTTTTTTCCGGTAAAGGTTCAGCTATCGAGTTCTGATAAGTTTTTTTGTCAATTACGCCGTTTTTATAGAGTACTTCTAAGACAAAGTCTCTTCTTTTTTTCGCAAGTTCGGGATTTTTAAAGGGTGAGTATAGGTTTGCGTTTTTAGGTATTGAGGCTAAAAGTGCAGCTTCGGCCCATGTAACGTCACTAGGTGACTTATTAAAGAGGTATTTGCAGGCGGCCTTTACTCCATAGATTCCGTCGCCAAAATAAATTTGGTTGAGATACTTTTCTAATATTTCATCTTTGGTGAAATTTCTTTCTAGTATCAGGGCTAAGATTATTTCTTTAATTTTTCTATCTATGGTTTTTTCGAAAGTTAAGAACATATTTCTGGCAAGTTGCTGTGTTATGGTTGAGGCGCCCTGTACATATTCCCCTTCCCTTATATTTACAAAGAAAGCCTTTATAAGTCTTATAGGGTCTATTCCGAAGTGACTATAAAATCTTTTATCTTCAAGAGTTATAAAGGCTCTTTGTATTTTAGGTGAAATTGAGTCAAGTTTAGTGGGCTCTCTTTTTTCGATAAAAAACTCATATACTACATTATTTTCCCTATCATAAACATGAGTGACTCTTGCTGGCTTATATAGATGTACAAGTTCTAAGGGTGGTAAATCGCGTGAAAAGTGGTAAAAAATTAATCCAAAAAACAAGAAAATTAAAATTATGGAAATTAAAACAATACTAATCCATTTCCTTAAAGACAAAGTCATAATAGTATCTCCCTCTTTTTATAGTCCATTTTTTCTCTTTTTTTACGTATTCACAAAGTACTCTCTCAATATCTTTTATACTTTCTACTTCTATGTCTTCAACTTTAACTATAAAATCTCCTTCTTTTAGACCTAGCCTTTCTGCATATCTTCCCCTTTTTACACTATTTATGACAACACCATTTTTTTCATCTTTGAGGGTTATTCCCATTACATGCAAGAAATTCTCAAGTTTTGATTCTGGAATTATATTTGTCACGTTCCTTTTAACATTTCTTTCATACATCAAAGGAACGCTCTCATCTTTTCTTAATAAATCAACTTTTCTTCTAAAATCAGAATAGCTTCTTATAATATCTTTCCCTATTTTTATTATGATATCACCTGGCCTTAAACCAGCTTTATCTGCTGGACCACCTTCAAGAATTGTAACGATAACAACACCTTTTTCTGTTGGTTTTACCTCAAGTCCTAAAAATCCCCTGGGATAATATGAATAAAGCTTCAAATAGTTTACGACAGTTTTTAAAAGGTTCGATGGAATTGCAAATCCAATCCCTTCAAATCCCCCTGATTTTGAAACAATAAATGTGTTCATACCGATAACTTCACCCTTTAAATTAAGAAGTGGTCCGCCAGAGTTACCAGGGTTTATAGAGGCGTCTGTTTGAATCATACCTCTATAAATCCTGTCACCTTCTCCTTTAAAAGTCCTATTTAAAGCACTTATTACTCCGACGGTAACAGTTGGTTCAACATCTTCCCATAAATATCCAAAGGGGTTTCCCATTGCTATTGCCCACTCTCCCCTTTCAAGTTTATCAGAATCGGCAAAAGTAAGATAAGGTAAATTCTTTCCATCTATTTTTAAAAGAGCAATATCAAGAGAATAATCCTTGCCTAAAACTTTTGCTATAAAGTTTCTTCCATCAGGTAAAAAAACCACTATACTATCAGAATTACTAATAACATGCTCATTTGTTAAAATATAACCGTCTTCTGAAATTATAAAGCCTGAACCTTGTGAAGATACCTTCTCTTTGAATTCTGGGAACTCAAAAAATTCAAGAAAATCTCTAAAAAAGGGATCATTAAAAATTGAGGGTGCAAGGGAAACGTATCTAGTAGTAAAACAAGTTATTGAAACAACAGCATTTCTACACTTTTTTACAGCATTTACTATTGTATTTTCTCTATCTAGGGCTATTTCTTTCTGAAAAAATAGTAAAGCTACAAAAATCATTTTTCGATCAGTGATTCCCAATCATCAAGGAAACGTTTTATGCCTATATCTGTTAAAGGATGTTTTAGCATTTTGTCTATAACATCTGGAGGAATTGTAACAATATGTGCACCGAGCCTGAATGCCTCAATAACATGGATTGGATGTCTAACACTAGCTACTAAAAGCTCTGCATCAAAACTGTTATAAGATAAAATTTCCGAGAGAATTCTAACAATTTCCATTCCCTCATTTGAGATATCATCGAGTCTTCCGATAAAGGGTGAGATAAATCTTGCTCCAGCTTTTAAAGATAAGATACCCTGGGAGGGGGAAAATATTAAAGTCATATTTACATCTATACCTTCTGAGCTAAGCTTTCTCGTGGCTTTGAGGCCCTCTTCTCCGAAGGGTATCTTTACAACAATGTTTTTATGAATTTTTGCAAGTTCTATGCCTTCTTTTACCATTTTTTCTTCATCTAAGGCTATAACCTCAGCTGAGACAGGTCCTTCAACAATTTCACAAATTTTTTCCAAAATTTCCTTACTTTTTTCAAAAATTTCTCTTTTATCTTTTGGTTTAAAATCAGGATAAATCCTCTTAATTTCTTTTGATAAGAGAGTGGGATTAGTTGTTGCTCCTTCTATAATACCAAGGGACTTAAACCTTTTAAGTTCATCCAGATTTGAGGTATCAGCAAATATCTTCATTTCTTATTTTTTCTTCTTTTAAGGGGATAGAACCTTTAGGTGAAAAAATTTTAATAAAAATTACTGTGAAAATTAAAGCATTTACAAATGTGGCAAAGCTATTTAAAATAAGCAGAGAAATTATTTTGTTTTTAAAGTTTAATAAGAGAAAGGGCAAAGTTAGCACTAAAAGCCAAAGGAGAAAGTTTATAAAAACGATATTCTCTTTTTGTATTGCAAAGAAAACTCTTGAGAAAAATCTTGAAAAAAGGTAGAAAAGAAGAGATACCGAGAGGAGTAAAAATTCGCTAGTATAAAACTTAAACTTATGTTTTGGGAAAAATAAATAAAGAATGGATTTTCCAATTGAGATAATAAAGAGAGTAAAAAATAGTAGGGAGATAAAAATGAGAATTGAGGAGAAAATTATTGTTTTAAAGAATTTTTTCTTTTTTCCCTCATAGTAGAAACTTGAAATGTGGGGGTAGACTGGTACAAAATAAGAATTAAATAAAAGTTTTACGGCTTGAAAGACAGAAATTCCGGCAGTAAAATTCCCTACTAAATCATCAGGGACATTTTTTAGTTTTAAAAGTAAAATAGGGTAACCAAAGTAACTTTGAATGATTGTATTTGAAAAGCCCATCGAGAGAATTCCTTCCTTCAAAAAGTTCAAGTTTATTTTAAAAGTTAAGCTTTTTTTAAGATAGATTAAATAAACAAGAAAGAAGAAAAAGTTAGAAAATTCTGACAAAATGTAAACTGTTACAAACAAATTAGTGCTACTTACTCTTTTAATAAAGTAAAAGAAACCAAAAAATAGAAAAATTAGACCCTTTAAGGTGTGTACGAAAGCAAAGGCATAAAAAAGTTTTTTTCCTATAAGAAAACCTAATCCAATTGAAGAGAAAACTGAAAAAAGATGTACTAAAAAGGCGCTGAATAGTATAAAGGAATTGTTATTAAAAAATTTCTCTAAAAGGAAATTTTTTAAAATTAGGAAAAATAAAAGGGACAAAAAGAACACAAAAAGAGTATATGTAAAAGATTCATCTATTAGATCTTTAATTTTTTCATTTTCGCCCTTACTTTTTAATTCGACAATTTTTCTTGAAAGATAGTCTCTAAAGCCTGATCCAAGTAAAAATGAGGTAAAATTATAAAAGGAATAGAAAACTCCAAGAATTCCTACTCCCTCAGAACCGATTACTTTGCCTGAAAAAGACAGAAATAGAAAATAAAAAAAAGACTGCACTATGTGCCCCACCGTAGTCCATAACGTTCCGATAACTAAACTATTAAATAAAATCTTTTTTACTATGGCTTCTATTCCCTAGGACTATATCCCATTGAAATACCAAAAAATATGTTAGAGCCTCTCAGGGGGTTTGAAATTATAAAATCAGTTAAATCAGGACTATCAAGAAAATAACCAGAGGTATATATTCCATCTATACCTAGATAAAGGGTGAATATTCCGGGTTCTTCACGAGTTAAATTAACATTAAATTCAATTCCTGCTTTTATTACTGGATAAATATAATTTCTATAAATTCTTTTAACTTCATCTATTTTTAACTCTTGAAAAGTTCCCCCGATACCAACTATTGGGTAAAGACCGAAAAATTTTGATCTTAAAAGGTTTGCTCCACCATCTATAATACCAGTTTGAAAGTAAAACTTATTTAAATTGTTAGGCGAAGAAAATCTATTTTGTTGAAAGATTAGTCTTATTAAACCTTTATCCTCCATAAAAAGACCGGCACCGAAGGAATATCCTTGAGAAAAATTTCTCAAAGTTTCACAACCTAAGAGTTTTAATTCACTATTTATACCTCTTAAATCAAGAAATTGGGAATTCGTGTTTAGATATATAGCTATACAGGAGTTTAAAAGTAAGGAAAATAAAATTATTAAAACTTTCATTATCTACCTCCTAGTACAAGAAGCAGTCCTCCAAGTAAGACTGCCCATATGCCTTCGGGAGGGAAAAATCCAGAGTATCCTACGATTACGTAGGGTCCCTGTAACCACCTTTCAAAAGAAAATTGGTAACCTGCAGAAAAATTAAGTCCAGGAGAAAAGTCACTTATTTTTACCCTTCCTATCTTTTTGGAGATTGGATAGGATATATTAAGACCGCCTCTTAAAAATGGATAAAGTACGGTGGTGAAGCTTACATCATGTAAGCCAAAAGCCTGTGAGTTAAATATTCCAAGTCCTATACCGACTAAGGGATAGATATAAGGTTTTACCTTTGGAAATGGTAAGATCCCAAAATTAAAAGAACCCTGAAAATAGGTAAATTTTGTTTCAACAGCTTTGTAAATATTGGGAGAACTGTATGGTTCTGCTTCTCCTTTCCACGTATATCCAACTTGAAAAGACGCAGAAATTATAGCGTTTTGATCCTTAGATATTGCATCAAAAGAAAGACCTATCATCGGATGATCAGGATAGGGAGCTTTTATACTTTTTAAATCATCCTTTAACATCTGTATATCTCCCTTATAAAGGGAAACTGAACAGGATAATAGATTTAAAAACAAAACTAATTTTAAACTTCTCATTTGGCTTATATTACTAAAAATCTTCAAATTCATTTTCCTTTTCTATTATAAAAAAATAGTAAAATTTTGTTCAAAATATTGCAGAATTTAATCAATAAGATTCAGTCAATTTTAATGACGATAATTTTTTCTTCAACAAAGTCTCTTAGAGCATATTTTGGTCCCTCTCTTCCAATACCTGAGCCCTTTACTCCTCCATAGGGCATATGATCTACCCTAAAGGAAGGTATATCATTTATTATCACACCACCAACCTCAATTTTTTTTGCAAGCGTTAAAGCTCTTTTAATATTATTTGTTAAAATTCCACATTGTAATCCATATTCAGAATTATTAACTTTAAAGATAAGTTCATCTTCTGTTTCAAACTCGTTACAGACAGCAAGTGGAGCAAAAGCCTCTTTAGCACAGACCTCACAGTCTTCTGGAGCATCAACAATTAAAAGAGGATATAAAAAGGAACCCTCTCTTTTTAATTCTGGAAGAACTTTTGCACCTCTTTCGATTGCTTTTTTTACCATCTCTTCTGCCTTTATTGCAGCATCCTCAGAAATCATAGGCCCTACATCAGTATCCTCTTTTAGTTGATCCCCAACTTTTAAATTTCTAAGTGCTCTCACATAGTCATCAATAAACTTTTCTTTAATTTTTTTCTCAACATAAATTCTTTGAATGGAAATGCAAACCTGTCCTGCAATTGAGTAGGCTCCCTTTAATATTCTATCTAACATTACTTCATATTCAAAATCTGAAAATACACATAAAGCAGAATTTGAACCCAGTTCAAAGGTTTTCTTCTTCAATCCTGCTATTTTAGCTATTCTTTCTCCAACTTCTTTTGAACCAGTAAAACTTATATGTCTTATTCTCGGATCTTTACAGAGCTGTTCGCCTACAGTTCCCCCTCCACCTGTTAAAAATGAAAACCCTTCGGGAGGAAAGCCTGCTTCCAAAACAATTTCCGTTATTATTTTTCCGGTCATAGGTGTAAAACTTGAAGGTTTAAAAACTACACTACAGCCTGCTGCAATAGCTGGAGCAATCTTGTGGAGTGCAAGATTAAGTGGGAAGTTAAATGGAGTTATAGCTAAAACTATGGGGTCAGGTTCCATAATTGTAAAGGCCATTCTTCCCTTTCCAAATTCAGAGGCATCCATTGGAACATATTCTCCGTAGATTCTTTTAGCTTCTTCAGCTGAAAACGTAACGGTTTCAATTGCTCTTTTTGTTTCAAACCTTGCCTCGTTAATTGTCTTTCCAGATTCAAGTGAAATTATTCTTGAAATTTCCTCAGATCTTTTTTCAATTAAATCTCTTACTTTTAATAGAATCTTATATCTTTCGTAAGAGGTGAGTTCTTTTACGATATCTCTTTTTCTTTCAATGTAAGAGATTGCTCTTTCAATTTGTTCATAGGTTGTTTCGGGAAATTTGTACAAAATTTCCTTAGTTCCCTTTTTATAAACAGGAAAAAAATTAATCCCCTCTTGCCACTTTCCTTCAAAAAAAATTTTTTCTTTCATATTTACCTCCCTCGGCAGATTAGTTTATAATTTTAGGAAATTCTATGGGAAATTTAAAAATAGTTACAGTAGAAAATAGTAAGGATCTTGAGCTTTTCATAAAAACACAGAGTGAGGTTTATAAGAGTTTGCCTCTTGTGGGATATGTAGAGCCTCTAAAAGACTTAGAGAAGAAGCATTTAGATCCAAGGGGTGATAATCCTCTTTTTAGGAAAATTGCTGTAAATTATTTTATTGCTCTAAAAAATGATAAGCCTGTGGGAAGAATAAGTGCATATAAGGCATTTCATAAAATTTTTGGGATAGATGAGAAAATTACGGGTTTTTTTGGACATTTTGATTCGATTCCCGATATGGACGTAGCATCTTCATTACTTGAAAGTGCAGAGGCTTTTCTTAAAGATTTAAATTGTAAAAAAATTATAGGACCTGCGAGTTTTGCGTATGATGGGGTGTATGGGGTTCAAATAAAAGGGTTTGAGTATTTTCCAATGATTATGACCCCATGGAATCCTGAGTATTACTCTGATCTTATTGAAGAGTGTGGATATAAAAAAATTATTGATTTTTTTGGATGGTTCATTCCTTTGTATGTAATACATCCAAGGCTATCAAAAATAATAAGCATAGAAGATAGACTTTATAAGGAAAATGGTATAAAAATTAGAAAGGCAAATTTGAAAAAATTTAGGGAAGAGCTAGAGAAAGTAAGGGAGATATATAATAGTGCGTGGAAAGACAATTTTGGAACCGTTCCTCTTGAAGAAGAGGACATTGAATATATAGCGGATAACTTGAAACCTTTAATTGTTAATGAGGGGGCGTTAATTTCAGAAAAGGGGGGTGAGCCTATTGGAG is part of the Candidatus Hydrothermales bacterium genome and encodes:
- a CDS encoding aminotransferase class IV produces the protein MGDKLIYYNGKFVKSKIYYNLLKDRGFNFGESVYEVIRFCDGIFICFDDHIDRLEKGLSELKIENPLKRDKWKEICLRLANQYGKRECIVYIQVTGGSAEREHFVKEKPKPNYFIFCQDIPYVPEQFNLILFPEIRWKWAHLKTTNLLANVIVKNLAKEKGFDEALFFDKDGAVKEGSSTNIFYVKDRVFFTPSLNGILPGVTRKRFIEFLKTKGYRVVESKVMIWDLFEADGVFLTGTSTELKPVKSINKINIKIFPTHKELEKE
- the thiD gene encoding bifunctional hydroxymethylpyrimidine kinase/phosphomethylpyrimidine kinase, whose translation is MNKLPCVLTIAGSDSGGGAGIQADLKTFAVHKTYGLSVITAVTSQNTKGVRSIQMIDPDIVKDQIDMVCEDFEIEAFKTGMLYSETIIKVVADRIKHFKLKNYVLDPVVFAGSGDRLLLEDAKKSLIEELFPLALVVTPNRFEAEDFSGIKIENIEDAKKAAKIIKDFGPSYVVVKGGHFGDKAIDVVYDGKEFLLIESEKVLIDKKFHGAGCSFSASIAANLALGYSVIDAIKRAKEFLYGALKNSFDLGKGSIPVNPLWVIS
- a CDS encoding isochorismatase family cysteine hydrolase, with the protein product MNTKSVIVPEIPYQKGVILNSKESALIIVDMQNDFVDEKGALFVPDAKETVPVIKNLINKARKSGVKIFFTQDYHEEEDIEFPIWGKHAVKDSWGSDIIDEIKPQRGDFVIRKLRYDAFFGTPLDHLLRINNIKNLVIVGTVANICVLHTAGSAALHGYKIVIPKDAISAVNEFDYYASLRQISFLYKGIITEEKEISFE
- a CDS encoding DUF6800 family protein; the encoded protein is MKGRLRETELNRKRHRKWKIKKLREKYLKAKSEEERKKIIEKALKVNPYITVEQFLKPIEGLLKKGS
- a CDS encoding PBP1A family penicillin-binding protein: MTLSLRKWISIVLISIILIFLFFGLIFYHFSRDLPPLELVHLYKPARVTHVYDRENNVVYEFFIEKREPTKLDSISPKIQRAFITLEDKRFYSHFGIDPIRLIKAFFVNIREGEYVQGASTITQQLARNMFLTFEKTIDRKIKEIILALILERNFTKDEILEKYLNQIYFGDGIYGVKAACKYLFNKSPSDVTWAEAALLASIPKNANLYSPFKNPELAKKRRDFVLEVLYKNGVIDKKTYQNSIAEPLPEKKSKENKRSRQIGRYYFEEVRKYINSLYGEDFLYKEGVNVKLAMDIRLQEVAEKVIDSILSNFDNRVRAYHKKRYKKADSLRLEAALIAVDVETGDVLALVGGRDFLRSQFNRATQAKRQVGSSFKPFIYLAAIHSGIFPGDPIVDLPYVVENDGSGKPWKPRNFDDQFLGFITVRDGLALSRNLATVHILEKIGPGSVIEFAHKLGIKENIPPFLSIALGSTSLSLWEMCEAYLTIANLGKRKKMHLIKEIRLGEEFIVEKAEYKEEKVFDEKEVYILIDMMKSTFNYGTAIYAKDYGFRAIAAGKTGTTDNYTDSWFIGFTPKVLCGVWVGFDTVMTLFDKATGAVLALPIWASFMKKANEIYNLPDTLDFTKPDGITYKTICVETGKLATKFCPKKRNEVYIEGKEPKNECEKHLYRTPFLKEKI
- a CDS encoding trypsin-like peptidase domain-containing protein, with amino-acid sequence MIFVALLFFQKEIALDRENTIVNAVKKCRNAVVSITCFTTRYVSLAPSIFNDPFFRDFLEFFEFPEFKEKVSSQGSGFIISEDGYILTNEHVISNSDSIVVFLPDGRNFIAKVLGKDYSLDIALLKIDGKNLPYLTFADSDKLERGEWAIAMGNPFGYLWEDVEPTVTVGVISALNRTFKGEGDRIYRGMIQTDASINPGNSGGPLLNLKGEVIGMNTFIVSKSGGFEGIGFAIPSNLLKTVVNYLKLYSYYPRGFLGLEVKPTEKGVVIVTILEGGPADKAGLRPGDIIIKIGKDIIRSYSDFRRKVDLLRKDESVPLMYERNVKRNVTNIIPESKLENFLHVMGITLKDEKNGVVINSVKRGRYAERLGLKEGDFIVKVEDIEVESIKDIERVLCEYVKKEKKWTIKRGRYYYDFVFKEMD
- the fsa gene encoding fructose-6-phosphate aldolase; translated protein: MKIFADTSNLDELKRFKSLGIIEGATTNPTLLSKEIKRIYPDFKPKDKREIFEKSKEILEKICEIVEGPVSAEVIALDEEKMVKEGIELAKIHKNIVVKIPFGEEGLKATRKLSSEGIDVNMTLIFSPSQGILSLKAGARFISPFIGRLDDISNEGMEIVRILSEILSYNSFDAELLVASVRHPIHVIEAFRLGAHIVTIPPDVIDKMLKHPLTDIGIKRFLDDWESLIEK
- a CDS encoding oligosaccharide flippase family protein, which translates into the protein MEAIVKKILFNSLVIGTLWTTVGHIVQSFFYFLFLSFSGKVIGSEGVGILGVFYSFYNFTSFLLGSGFRDYLSRKIVELKSKGENEKIKDLIDESFTYTLFVFFLSLLFFLILKNFLLEKFFNNNSFILFSAFLVHLFSVFSSIGLGFLIGKKLFYAFAFVHTLKGLIFLFFGFFYFIKRVSSTNLFVTVYILSEFSNFFFFLVYLIYLKKSLTFKINLNFLKEGILSMGFSNTIIQSYFGYPILLLKLKNVPDDLVGNFTAGISVFQAVKLLFNSYFVPVYPHISSFYYEGKKKKFFKTIIFSSILIFISLLFFTLFIISIGKSILYLFFPKHKFKFYTSEFLLLSVSLLFYLFSRFFSRVFFAIQKENIVFINFLLWLLVLTLPFLLLNFKNKIISLLILNSFATFVNALIFTVIFIKIFSPKGSIPLKEEKIRNEDIC
- a CDS encoding aldehyde dehydrogenase family protein, producing the protein MKEKIFFEGKWQEGINFFPVYKKGTKEILYKFPETTYEQIERAISYIERKRDIVKELTSYERYKILLKVRDLIEKRSEEISRIISLESGKTINEARFETKRAIETVTFSAEEAKRIYGEYVPMDASEFGKGRMAFTIMEPDPIVLAITPFNFPLNLALHKIAPAIAAGCSVVFKPSSFTPMTGKIITEIVLEAGFPPEGFSFLTGGGGTVGEQLCKDPRIRHISFTGSKEVGERIAKIAGLKKKTFELGSNSALCVFSDFEYEVMLDRILKGAYSIAGQVCISIQRIYVEKKIKEKFIDDYVRALRNLKVGDQLKEDTDVGPMISEDAAIKAEEMVKKAIERGAKVLPELKREGSFLYPLLIVDAPEDCEVCAKEAFAPLAVCNEFETEDELIFKVNNSEYGLQCGILTNNIKRALTLAKKIEVGGVIINDIPSFRVDHMPYGGVKGSGIGREGPKYALRDFVEEKIIVIKID